Part of the Nicotiana sylvestris chromosome 2, ASM39365v2, whole genome shotgun sequence genome, ACAATTATAAGATTTATTATTTGAAATAGCTATTTCCGCTTGACAATCACAATGCATAGCCACAGGAGGCAATACGTCATTTATTAAAGGGATATTAGCTAAGAAGTTTCTTAGCCACTCAGCCTCTGAACCAGCTAACTCCAGAGCTACAAACTATGATTCTATAGTCGATCTAGCAATGATCGTCTGTTTAGGTGATTTCCATGATATTGCACCACCACCaaaggtgaatacataaccactAGTGAATTTTGTCTCATCTGAATCAGAGAGATCCAATTTGCATCATTGTACCCTTCTAAGATAGAAGGAAATCCACTATATAGGATACCATAATTCATGGTTCCTCTCAAATATTCCATTAGTCTATCTAATGCAGACCAATGCTCTTTGTTGGGATTATGAGTATATCTATTCAGTTTACACACAGCATAGGCTATATCAGGCCTTGTAAAATTCATTAAATGCATCAGACTCCCAATAATCTGAGCATATTTAGACGAAGCAACTGGgtcaccattattctttttcaacttagaGTTAGCATCAAAAGGAGTGCTCACATTGTGAcattaaaatattcaaacttATTAAGAAGTCTCTCAATATAATGTCTTGTGACAACATTATTACATTTTCACTTCTTATAACTTTCTCCCAATATTCTATTAACTTCACTcagatctttcatatcaaaattagCAGACAGAAATAATTTTGTACTTTGCACAATATTTAAATTTGTACCAAATATAAGCATGCCATCAACATATAGAGATATTATCACATAATCATTGTCTACCACTTTAGTATAAACACATTTATCCACCTCAACTGAAAAAAAATCGCCTCTCAGTAAGACTTGTTCAAATTTCTCATACCACTGCTTAGGAACTTGTTTAAGGCCATAaagaaatttaattaatttacaaactttattttcttgtccaagaatgaCACAGCCTTCAGGTTGAACCATATAGATCTCTTCTTCTAAATTACCATTTAGAAAAGCAGTTTTCGCATCCATTTGGTGGATAAAAAGCTTACGGATTGAAGTTAAGGCAATTAAAATTCGAATAGAAGAAATTCTAGCCACTGGTGCAAATGTATCAAAATAACCTATATTTTGTTTTTGAGAAAAACCTTTTGCTACTAACCGAGCTTTATATTTATCTAAAGATCCATCAGGATTAAATTTCCTTTAGAAAATCCATTTAAAACCAATAGGCTTTGCACCGGGAGGTAAGTCAGTTAAAATCCATGTATTATTTTTCATAATGGAATCAATTTCAACTTTTATTGCCTCTTTCCAATATTTAGCATCTGAAGAAGATATAGcttcaaaataatttgatggttCATTATCGACAAAAAGTTTGAAAATCATTTCCATAAGTAAAATATTCTTTCCTAGGCCTTTTGCTCCTTCTCAGTTCCTCATTAGAGGTAATTTCATTATTTGTTTCAATAGGTGTATGAGAAATTttatcagataatggataaatatattctttatattttaaagcgcataatgttttctttatatACGCGACATTAACATGTCCTAGTCTAGCATACCACAAAGAAATAGACTCAACCATATAAGCAGAAGAAGATTCATTTTTATTGTTAGTATCGGAAATATTAAGCACAAATAAACCATGGTTACAATATCCATTGCCcagaaaaattttatttttggtcAATACGACCTCATTATTTTCAAATGAAACCTTTACTCCTACTCTTCCTAATAACCTCACAGAAACCAAATTGGTTTGGATATTAGGAACATGCAGTACATCACTCAATGCTAGAATTTTACCAGATGTGAGTTTGAGAAGAATTTTTCCTTTCCCAAGAACGCGAGTTGTTCTTGAGTCACCAAGATAAATaaattcttcttcttcctcaatttGGGTGTAAgacaaaaatttatttttgtttGCACAAATGTGCTTAGTAGCACCAGAGTCTATCACCCAATCTCTCACATTGGCCACattatttatttgaaaaataaCCGCAACAATTATATCATCCGCTTTAGTCAAATTTAATTTTGACTTAGCGAGATTATCATTTATCCCAACTCTTCTCTTACATTGAGGTGCATTTTtcttgaaggttttaatattatCATTGGATATGTAACCATGTCTATTCACATACCTGTGTTTGGACATTAGTATCTGCCAAAGTTGTGGATGCAATAACGTATTTGCAACACCATGGATATCTGGCAGGACAGCTGGAACAGTAGCAGTAGAGACAACACCAAAATTGGTAGCACCATAAAAAATTTTCACAATAGTATTACTTGCCATAGTTTCTTAGATTGTAGGGAAATGACACCGAAATGCATCTTGCCATTTATCTCTTCCCTGGCTTCCACATGGTCTTCTAAGACATTTGTCAATAAAGATTTAAAATATTGCCACATTATATATTGTGAAACTTTATTATCAAGTTGAATAGACCCGTTTGCAGTTGGCTGTTAGCTAGTACAATTTTTTATTCGTTCAAGTTATATACAtcattttagtataaatttttttgttacactatgttgtCAACCAAAAAAATTATATGGGATATGTAATGTTGAAATTAAAAAAAGTCACCTGCTATAACAGATAAAGATGACCCGGTGGTGTAAAAAGTTTTCTTACCCTAAAAGTGTATCACCTAAACTCTTTTTTTATACGAGCATATACTTAGTATTTTATTTTCTCTGTACATGCACTTTAAGTAGATATTATAATTAGTATTAAGGAGATTTCATGAGTCGCCATTGGTTTTGTCCTGCTGCTAAAAGGGGATTAATGACATTCAATGAGCTGACTGATCATTGACTATAATCTTCGTTTAATAAATGATTAATTAAACTCACTCCCACCTAATACCTAAAAAGTTTATTTGTCCGTTGCCTTGTCACCCAAGAAATAATTAATAAACATCTCCTAGTATTTTAAGAGTTTCTTTTTTCTAATGCCATCGCAGGATATGTAGAATCAAATGAAAGACTGAATGGAGAAAAAAACAAGGCAGTAGAAGTGCTAAAGGCCATAGAAAAATGCGTAAATGCTTTCTGGTTTTATCTAAGAACAGATAGCAAGAAGACCTTATCATGGAAAAGAAACAACTTTTTGAGGAGTCATTCGTGTGTAGAAGATCCCAGAGACATATGGCTACTACATGACTTGACTAAGAAACTTCAAATGGTAAGCCTCTCACTCTTGCGTCTGTTTTGGTACAGGTaatatatacgcagaccttacccctacccaatGGACAATGGAcaatattttggaaaataaatttttaaaagttcGTTATTTCCTGGTGTTTACTgtcatgaaaaatattttcaacagAAAGAGGAAAAACAATTTCGTATCGATCACTGCTTTAACTTTGGTGTAGAAGACATTTTCATTCACAATTTTCGCAACCCTTAACTttatatacatttatgatcaaatACTTAGTGCACATTAATGTCAATCCTTAATATAATAGTCAAATATCTCATCAAAAAATTGTCTTGCTAATTATTACTCTTACTTATTTTTCTCCGAAAATAGTTTCCTCTGATCCAATCAagtatcaaaaaatattttctagaaaataagtcattttttcagaaaacaatataattcataccaaacacacctcAAGTACATTTTAATTTATCTATGTTGCGCGGACTATCCAAAATActgccgcacccgtgtcggattCTCCAAAAATACACTAGAATCCGACACGCACCCGACGATATTTTTGGAGAGTCTGAGCAACATAGTAATTTATAATCTTAGTGAAAAATGAGTTGAGATGTTGAGCAAGAACTGACTCGAAATGATTTTTAATTTGCATTTATCCTGAAGAAAGAGTTATGGTTGAAGGACGTGAAAGGTAAGAGAAGATGCTGGCTGAGAAGAGCAATAAAGCCTCAGCAATTAGGAGAATATTGCACCAAGATAGAGTATATGTTTACATTGATAGACATGAAGCTGGTGTCAAGGGTTCTACATATGTCCATCATTTCCACCTCTCATCTGAAATGGTGCCAACACAAGCTCAATAATATAGAGTTCAAAGATGGTCAGATTTTAAGGACCCCCACTAGCCTGCTGTTTCCATCCACTTGATCAGAGAATTTAATTTCTCCCACTAGTTTGTGAATATTGAAAGGGAGCCTTGGAACAATGGTCAAGTTGCCTCCGCGTGATCTATAAGTTCGAGCCGTAGAATCAGTCATTGATGCTTGCATTAAGgtaggctgcctacatcacacTATCTTAGGGTGCGATCCTTCCCCGGACTCTGCATGAATACAGGATACTCTGTGCACCTGGTTGCCTTTTTTTTAGCATGTGAATATTGAAGCATATGGTTAGGTTGTTGTTCTCCTACCAAGAATGGCATGtaaatataataatatattataCTATAcgcttctttttgttttttgttttggggtgggggtgggggtgggggtgggggtaggGATCTGAATACTTTAGCTTTTTATAATCTAGAACTACACTCTTCTGAAACACAATTTACACAAACAGTTCCCAAGTGCTATAGTTATGTTTCTTTTTAGCGATATATAGTTGTGGAACCATTATATAATTATGTGCTATCAAGGTTTTCGACCCTTAACTAAATAAAAGAATTTATTTGGGAAAAGACCCTATGAAAAGTACACATATGAGAAAACGTTATCCTTCACTAAATTTGAGGGAGTAAAGCAAAAAGTTTGCCCACAATGTAATCACTATCCGAAGACCAAATGGATAAATCGATCATTGGAAAAAAGGTCAAGCACAATCATAGCTTAACAAAAAGTGGGACTCAAAAAGTTCTATTTTTCCTCCCAATTCAACAAATTAACTTTTTATTTCGAAGAAAAGTGCACTccactttctttctttttttatttcgaAGAAAAAATAAGTCCAGGGCTTCTTCATGTGGCTAAGAAGCCGAGGCAATATCCAATTCAACATTTTCCTAGTCAATCTTCTTTATAGAAATAACACTCGATTAAAGGGAGCATAAGCAAGTTCAGTGGTAGAAACCTCTGTAATCGATCGATGAAAATCTCGAAACTGTATATGATCATTTATAACAAAGATACAAATAATTGAAAATTGATAAAAGCTTATTCATACTAGTATTTACATAAAATCAATATCAATTTACTCTGACTAAGTAATTTGATAAGCTAAGGATATACATAGTTGATCATAactaaatgataaaataaaaatataaatatatatcaTACATCTATTAGCTGagtataagccaaataagccTTTACAATCatttaacagcttgtttggatggttattATATATCGTTTCACAATGTATCGTatagtattgtattgtatcgttttgATGTATACGATGTTTAGATAGATTGTATTGTTTTTCATTGTTTCATGATGTCATGCACCaataatatgaagaataaacttgcaatattataaataAAAAGTAAGGTACaaggtaaaattattatataaaaaggtagggtaaatgataaataGGATTATTTAAGAATATGGAAAGGCAAGATGAGAGAAACAAATAAGGAAACGACGCGACCATAGCAAATCGGTCATTCCATAAAGCGATACATTTTGTCATTATATGACAACGAAtttaacgatacaatacaatataataaaatttaagtaataattaaaacaaatattatatttgaataacaatataatacaatacaaCAGGTAACAACCACCCAAACAAGCTGTAACTCAAGAAATTTGGAATGTGAATGGCAATCAACGGATGAAAAGAAAAATTGGCAATCGATCTCTATTGGATGCTGGCCGCTGGATATTGGACCGTCAATGTTGTTTTCTCAAAAGGGATACAAAAACGTACTGAATAGCTAGTGGTAGGCTAGTGACAAAGCCATAATTTACACGTGATATTCCCAATACCATAAATTCAATTCTACTCTGAGCTTGCGATTCTCACTGAATCTGAACCTCACACAAATCCCCTCATGATTTTTGCTTTGTTGGGTCCCATATATACACCTAATCTTTCAAATAGTGACTTCCATTGTCTGATTTCTCTGTACTAATCATTTATCTCAATTGGGTTTCTGTATTTATCAATTATCTCAACTGGGTCGACTCATATTTCCACTAGATCACTCTGGTTCTTGAAATCTTGGATTGATTTCCCTTCACTGTAATGGAAAATTGCACTCTTCTTCATAGTGGAAATCAATTCCAGCCCAAGTTTCCCTTTTTTGCACTTAAGCCCAAAAAGTTTCCTTTTTTTGTAGCTGGGTGTTCAAGTGTTTTGGGTGAAGATATAGTCAAGTTATCTGTAGCTCATGGCTCCAGCAGAGAGCAAATGTGGAGAATTAAAGCCACAGGCAAAAGCTCTGGGGAAGCTGCAAATGCAGATGATGAATCGGATGAGGCTTTACAGGCTACAATTGAAAAGAGCAAAAAGGTGTTAGCCATGCAAAAGGACCTACTTCAACAGGTAGTAATTCTTTAGTATTCAATCATAAAGTGAAAAattgcttcttcttttttaaatttaaaagatAAAGGAGAAGTGAAAGATAATTGTTTTAGGGCCGTTGGCCCTAGTGATCCAAtgccttttactttttttttcttttcaaatggGCATAAATATGATATAGTATGTCACAGCAGAGAGAAAAATCAACCATTCAGCAATTGCCAGCCATATGCTAATGAATAATACAAATTCTGTTTTAGGATGTTGGACATGTTTCATTCTTCTGTAAATGAATTAACCATCTCTTAGTTTGAAGTATgtcaattttgaaaataaatccatgattaagtATCTTAAGGATCTGGGGGTCTGGCTGTGAGTACTATTCAGGATGTTGTGGATAAAGATAGGAACCAAATTGTGATTTTAAAAAGGAAGTTTGTCTGTAGAATAATTTGTTATTTAATATGGCttttttggtttacttgttttccTGTGCATGGTATTGTTTTTGGCTTGTACTGTATTATAGTGTGTTAAGAAAAACTATCTTCATTCTTGGAATGTCCTCTTCCTTAAATTCCTTATATATCAGATTGCAGAAAGAAGAAAAGTAGTCTCTTCAATAAAAAGCAGCTTTGAAGATGCCAAAGATAGTTATGACAACGGAAATGGTAGCTTATCAAATGTTGATGTCCGTGGAATGGATAAAGACTATAATAGTACTTTAACTAGTACTGCTACTCCGCCAATTGTTGATGACCTGAAAAACACACCGGCAGCTAGAAGCCAAGATTTTGTTGAAAGTAAAAGAGAAGTTAAAAGGGACCTGGATCAGGAAAGGCAGTCGAAACCCGGTGCTCTGAAGACAGCTCAATCCGATGAAAGGGCTACCCCACTGTCAAGATCATCCGTCACACCCAGTCATCAGACTTCCTCTGCCGTAAGTTCTGCCAAAAGAACATTATATGTCCCTCCAGAAACTCCAAAGTTCAGTCAAGAGACAGGCAAATTTTTTGTCGACATTCCTGGAAAAAAGATCCAGTCTGATGTGCCTTCATTATTTAAAGAATCCTCAGCACAATCATACATGGAACAGaagagtgaaaattttgaaggaTCAAGTGCTGAGAAGGCAAACATAGAGGCTGAAGACCCTGAGAATGTAGATGAGAAACCCCCTCCATTGGCAGGAACGAATGTTATGAACGTTATTTTGGTTGCTGCAGAATGCGCTCCATGGTCTAAAACAGGTATCTTTTACAATAAATATGTGTCTTCTGTCCAGGAACAAATGTGTAAGTTGGTGCATTACCCACACTTGAAGTTCCTATGAAAGCTCATATTCTAGTTCAGTTTATGATACTTCAATTTCATAGGACCTGCAAAAGAGTAAGACTAGCATTAAGATATTCATAATGAAGTGCTTGTTGTTTCTTTTCACCAACTTATAGTGTTAATGAAGTTTCCAGTATTCCATCATCTCTAGAATAAACTGGATAACTAATTAATATAAGAATTAACATATTCTCATACCTATCAAAATAATTATTTGACATATTCTTAGTCACATGAAATGAGACATAATGAAATGAAAAACCATCACTGATCGGCCAAGGTGAGATGGTAAGGTGAATGTCAAATGAAAAGGAATCTATATTTATTTTGCCTTTTCCACTATTGTTGTTTTGTCCGCTTCTGGATGGTTGAGGATGGATGATTTGTTGGTTCGTCTAACTTGTACATCCTCCAGTCTtgtagcctgtttggccaagcttctcccaGAGTCAAAAGTGCTTGTTTCTCAAAAAggtgtgtttggccaagctttttggGGGAGAAAAAGTGCTATTGGGTAGAAGCTTAAGcattttttaagaaataaaaaaaaggagcTTCTCCCATAAGCAGAATATTTTCTTCCTACCAaaaatactcttagcaaaatattgtatataccaaaataccccttaatttaaattattaaataataaataatgacTTTTGGGGTGAACTTTCATATTTGTTGAATGattttttgatatatttaaattatcttGAAAGAATAAAGCCCCACAGTGTGGATAttattgggtatgttgttgttgttatcttGAAAGAATAAATTgcttttcaattttatttttacatttatataaataaaaaaattaattaattatagtCGTTAAGGAtgccggggtctatttggaaacagtctctcttaCCCTGGGTAAAGTCTGcgacacactaccctccccagatcccactccccagatcccactaagtgggattatactgggtggttgttgttgttgttgttgttgttgttgttgttgttgttgttgttgttgttgttgttgttgttgttgttgttgtatagtcGTTAATAATAAATATTGTGATTATTTATCTACTTATAtaatattaactattaagtaaatCTCTTCGTGTCATTCGTAATTTGatacttaaaagcactttttgaAAAGCTTGGTCAAGCACAAATTGttgctcaaaagtacttttcaaattgATTAGCCAAATACAAAATGCTTTTCTCCAAAGTATTTGTTCAAAAAGCACTTCTTAAGATAAGCTGATTTTTatagcttggccaaacatgctattagTCTTGTGCACGTACAAATATTCATGATTTGTACACATTTTTTGCACTTTGATGTGCATGATTTTTATTGTATTTATGCATCTATATACATATCAGTGCAAGCATATCTTTTACTTGTGAAGAGTTTTTTAGGTGGGCTTGGAGATGTAGCGGGAGCATTACCCAAGGCTTTGGCTCGACGTGGCCACAGAGTTATGGTAACTAGTTTAATTCTTCACGTTTTAATTTCCGTGTGCATGAAGAACCGTGTTTCAAGCAGAATATACACAGAAAAATTCTGTTAGGAAGTATCAGACTGTTTCACAAAAAAGTCTCCGAATATTCTGCACGAGGTGTTATATTCTCTATCCATCATCTTCCCAACCACTGGACAAGTTAGTCTGTGATATAAATTCACAATGTTTCCAAAACATATGCTGTCTATCCGGATTATCTAGCCAACAAAGCTATAGATTGTTTAGTTCTTCCAATTTTGCCTTTTCATTCCAAGATGCATAGGATGTAATGTATTTGATGATGGAGTTTCCTTTTTCTGCCCATTCCCCTGAAACTTAGGTTGTGGCACCTCGTTATGGCAACTATGCTGAACCTCAAGATTCTGGTGTAAGAAAAATTTATAAAGTTGATGGTCAGGTATGTTTGACTGCATTAATAAGACATAGCTTTTAACTTTTGCTTGTGATTTTATCGCCATGACTATCCATTTCTaaggatttaatttttaaactgtGCAGGATGTAGAAGTGACTTACTTCCAAGCCTTTATTGATGGTGTGGATTTTGTTTTCATTGACAGTCACATGTTTAGGCACATGGAGAACAACATTTACGGAGGGAACCGTGTGGTATACCCCCCCTGCCCCCACTTTTCCACTAATTTCATGCTAATCCCCGAATTTCTGACTCCTAGATTTGCAGTGAAGTCTCTATTATTGAGTCCTCTAAATGATTGGCCGACATAATGTTTTCCCTAGTCACCAAAATTTGGGCCTTATGGGATTGAGATGTCTTAGATGGTTGTGTCTTCACCTTTCCTTTCTCTTTCTGGGTGGGGAAGTTCAAGAGGGAGTGGTTTTTTAATGTGGTTTAATATTATGTTCTGTACGAACTCAGAGATTCTGATAAGGATCGGTTTGCTGAGCACCGATCTTGACTTTCAGCTACCTTCTTTGCATTGTACTTCACTTTATTGATGTAGCAATCTTGAATCTTGATatatgtttattacaaattaccTTTTTCATATATAGTTTTGGTTCATACCTATCTGGCTATCTTTTAACGTCTTATTTTTCCCTTCCTGTTGCAGGATATTTTAAAGCGCATGGTTTTATTTTGCAAAGCAGCTATTGAGGTATGAATGCCAGAAAAAAGACACTGCTTCCACCTTTGTTGCTGACATTCAAAATAAACTTAGCCATGCTGTTTGAGCACTATTTATCCATGTTTACACCCCCTGCCCCCTTCTGCCATAATATTTTGGCCTATTAGTGTTCCTGTGATTTtacctctctaccttcacaaggtaggggtaaggtctgcgtacactctacccctCCTAGACCCCACTTTGAGGGATTACATtgggttgttgtttttgttgtagTGTTCCTATGATTTTAAAATACGTTTTTTTGATGATATTCTAACATGGCTGATTTGCAATTTCAGGTTCCTTGGCATGTGCCGTGTGGTGGGGTTTGCTATGGAGATGGAAATTTAGTGTTTATTGCTAATGATTGGCATACTGCTTTATTGCCAGTTTATCTGAAAGCTTATTATCGTGACAATGGAATGATGAAATATACAAGATCTCTCCTGGTCATTCATAACATCGCTCACCAGGTCAGTTTCATTAGCATCTATAGCAGTTTTCTAGTCCATCCGTGcattatccaccgagtttcgaACTTTGCACCAGCTAGCTCTCCGGGATTTCTCAGttatcaataaataaataatataaatgacTACTTTAATATTGTACATATACTAGGTGCTCCTGGGacataattattatttttgtgtCACCAAGTTCCATTATCTTAGTACCACCAGGAGTACCATACCCAGTGAATTTATTACAGCTGCATTTTTCTCATGCAAAGACCATACCTTAGACTTGTATAGCAGTGTTGCCTGATATGTGAAATTCGTTCAAAGGTTTTGCTCTGGGCATTACCAAGACAATTGATGCTTTTGTTGGAGTCTGGATTATGCTAATTGATACAGAAAGAGGAGCACTAAAATTTGATACAGGGGAAGGAGTCTGAATTAAGCTTCATTCATAATGATCTATAACAATATGAGATCAACCCAACGCAGAACAATTAGAAATTTCTTAAAGAAGTTTCCAAATTATATGTCATACTTGATGTTTTATATTAACAAAGTAAGATTCTACCTTTTTCCCATGTGCTATGATTAAGCACAATGACGAATTTTGCTTCTGCTACTAGTTAtcatctttttctttatttttcttgcctCATATGATGTGTATTTGGATAAACTTTCATGTGATAAAGAATTTGCTGCATGAAAGAGACAGAGGAGGGTTTATGGAGTAAGCAAGATTTTACGCATGTAAGCAGCAGAGAACTAGAAATACTCTGTTCGTCCAATTTAAATATGACTACTTTGACCTGTGCAATTGTTTTACAATTTTTGGTAGATTATTACTTTAAGTTTGATGTGAAGAGAGTAAAATAAAGGTTTGAAATGTAAAAGAGTAGAGTAGTTGGAGTACTCTCTTCCCAAATTCTGCAATTGTTAGTATTTCCTGATTTGagtaatttatttttttctttcagtAAAGTAAATAAGGGTTATATCAATCTTAGCCGGCTATTTTTTTTCATCTCTATTTTATTCCGTTGCGTGCAGGGTCGTGGCCCTTTGGATGATTTTTCATACGTAGATCTTCCACCACACTACATGGACATTTTCAGGTTGTATGACCCAGTAGGAGGTGAGCATTTCAACATTTTTGCAGCTGGTCTAAAGACAGCAGATCGTGTAGTTACAGTTAGTCATGGATATTCATGGGAACTAAAAACTTCCGAAGGTGGCTGGGGATTGCACGAGATAATTAATGAGAATGATTGGAAATTACGGGGTATTGTAAATGGGATTGATACAAAAGAGTGGAACCCTGAGTTGGACGTTCACTTAAAGTCAGATGGTTACATAAACTATTCCCTGGACACACTGCAGACTGGCAAGGCTCAATGTAAATCTGCATTGCAGAAGGAACTTGGTTTACCAATTCGCGACGATGTCCCACTGATCGGTTTCATCGGGAGGCTTGACCCCCAAAAAGGCGTTGATCTGATAGCCGAGGCAGTGCCTTGGATGATGGGTCAGGATGTACAACTGGTCATGTTGGGGACGGGCAGGCCTGACCTTGAACAGATGCTAAGGCAATTTGAGTGCCAATACAATGATAAAATTAGAGGATGGGTTGGTTTCTCCGTGAAGACTGCTCATCGTATAACTGCTGGTGCAGACATTCTGCTCATGCCTTCTAGATTTGAGCCTTGTGGACTTAACCAGCTTTATGCGATGAAATATGGGACTATTCCTGTTGTTCATGCTGTAGGAGGACTTAGAGATACTGTGCAGCCTTTTGATCCTTTTAACGAGTCAGGATTAGGATGGACCTTCAGTAGGGCTGAGGCTAACCAGCTGATCCACGCATTAGGAAATTGCTTACTGACTTACCGCGAGTACAAAGAGAGTTGGGAGGGGCTTCAGAGACGCGG contains:
- the LOC104228246 gene encoding granule-bound starch synthase 2, chloroplastic/amyloplastic; this translates as MENCTLLHSGNQFQPKFPFFALKPKKFPFFVAGCSSVLGEDIVKLSVAHGSSREQMWRIKATGKSSGEAANADDESDEALQATIEKSKKVLAMQKDLLQQIAERRKVVSSIKSSFEDAKDSYDNGNGSLSNVDVRGMDKDYNSTLTSTATPPIVDDLKNTPAARSQDFVESKREVKRDLDQERQSKPGALKTAQSDERATPLSRSSVTPSHQTSSAVSSAKRTLYVPPETPKFSQETGKFFVDIPGKKIQSDVPSLFKESSAQSYMEQKSENFEGSSAEKANIEAEDPENVDEKPPPLAGTNVMNVILVAAECAPWSKTGGLGDVAGALPKALARRGHRVMVVAPRYGNYAEPQDSGVRKIYKVDGQDVEVTYFQAFIDGVDFVFIDSHMFRHMENNIYGGNRVDILKRMVLFCKAAIEVPWHVPCGGVCYGDGNLVFIANDWHTALLPVYLKAYYRDNGMMKYTRSLLVIHNIAHQGRGPLDDFSYVDLPPHYMDIFRLYDPVGGEHFNIFAAGLKTADRVVTVSHGYSWELKTSEGGWGLHEIINENDWKLRGIVNGIDTKEWNPELDVHLKSDGYINYSLDTLQTGKAQCKSALQKELGLPIRDDVPLIGFIGRLDPQKGVDLIAEAVPWMMGQDVQLVMLGTGRPDLEQMLRQFECQYNDKIRGWVGFSVKTAHRITAGADILLMPSRFEPCGLNQLYAMKYGTIPVVHAVGGLRDTVQPFDPFNESGLGWTFSRAEANQLIHALGNCLLTYREYKESWEGLQRRGMTQDLSWDNAAHNYEEVLVAAKYQW